One Aspergillus oryzae RIB40 DNA, chromosome 2 genomic window carries:
- a CDS encoding 18S rRNA methyltransferase BUD23 (predicted protein carboxyl methylase), whose translation MSRPEDVLPPDLFYDDNESRKYTTSSRIRNIQSDMTNRALELLDLRSPSLVLDIGCGSGLSGEILSAVPPEHGGPHTWIGMDISPSMLDIALQRDVEGDLFLADIGQGVPFRPGTFDAAISISAIQWLCNAETSDVSPEGRLRRFFEGLYASLRRGGRAVCQFYPKNDAQRNMISGAAIKAGFGAGILEDDPGTKNSKLYLVLTVGGGGLQGDITGVVNGMDDVNILDARRKAMEHGKMQLPRKGDKAWIMRKKEQMERKGKVVKQNSRYTGRKRRPAF comes from the exons ATGTCACGTCCGGAGGATGTCTT GCCCCCTGATCTTTTCTATGACGACAATGAATCTCGCAAATATACCACGTCCTCGCGAATTCGTAATATACAGTCTGATATGACCAATCGAGCGCTTGAACTACTTGACCTTCGATCTCCATCACTGGTTCTTGATATCGGCTGTGGCTCTGGGCTTTCCGGCGAAATTCTTTCTGCAGTGCCCCCTGAACATGGGGGGCCTCATACCTGGATAGGCATGGATATCTCACCTAGCATGCTTGATATCGCCCTTCAACGAGATGTAGAAGGTGATTTGTTTCTTGCTGATATTGGACAAGGAGTACCATTTCGCCCAGGCACGTTTGATGCAGCTATCAGTATCAGTGCCATTCAGTGGCTCTGCAACGCTGAAACGAGTGATGTTAGTCCTGAAGGGCGCCTACGGCGTTTTTTTGAAGGCCTTTATGCTAGCCTACGGCGTGGGGGCCGTGCTGTTTGCCAATTCTATCCTAAAAACGATGCACAGCGAAATATGATCAGCGGTGCTGCCATCAAGGCCGGTTTCGGAGCTGGTATCCTAGAAGATGATCCCGGGACAAAGAACAGCAAGCTGTACCTTGTTTTGACTGTCGGAGGCGGTGGTCTGCAGGGTGATATTACTGGCGTCGTGAATGGAATGGATGATGTTAATATCTTGGACGCcagaagaaaggcaatggaGCATGGGAAAATGCAACTGCCCCGGAAAGGCGATAAGGCCTGGATTATGCGAAAAAAGGAGCAGATGGAGAGAAAGGGCAAGGTTGTGAAACAGAATTCTAGGTACACTGGCAGGAAGCGGCGTCCAGCTTTCTAA
- a CDS encoding uncharacterized protein (predicted mitochondrial cholesterol transporter) has protein sequence MWILPLLGYLGVIVGFSFLTLAIASGLYYMSELVEEHTVLTRRLLTRLIYSIILIQILLFVFDRFPFSLSLLGIGSHIVYASNLRRFPIVKLSDPFFILSCVLVGLNHWLWFRHFSKPLPASRAASSWRQPYQINAEDMPTFTEVASYFGLCVWLVPFALFVSLSAGENVLPSIGSEYATGDHVSAPGFARNTLTSDGKSKNKGMAKVLVDSVRDWVKENGELMGFWRGERSKRF, from the exons ATGTGGATCCTACCCTTACTAGGATATTTGGGGGTTATTGTGGGGTTCTCATTTCTTACTTTGGCCATAG CTTCTGGGCTCTACTATATGTCGGAGCTTGTAGAAGAACACACTGTTCTCACCCGTCGCCTTTTGACTCGGTTGATATACAGCATtatcctcatccagatcctcctATTCGTATTTGACCggtttcctttctctctatccCTTCTCGGCATCGGTTCGCACATCGTTTATGCAAGCAATTTAAGACGGTTTCCTATCGTCAAGCTATCGGATCCCTTTTTCATTCTGTCATGTGTTCTTGTTGGTCTAAACCATTGGCTGTGGTTCCGTCATTTCTCAAAACCTCTACCTGCGTCGCGAGCTGCATCCAGCTGGCGTCAACCATACCAAATTAATGCGGAGGACATGCCGACTTTCACTGAAGTTGCATCTTATTTCGGACTTTGTGTCTGGCTGGTCCCTTTTGCGCTCTTTGTCAGCCTTAGTGCGGGTGAAAATGTCTTGCCCAGCATAGGGTCCGAATATGCTACTGGCGATCATGTTTCAGCCCCAGGGTTTGCTCGTAATACTTTGACTTCAGATGGGAAatccaagaacaagggcaTGGCAAAGGTTCTGGTGGATAGTGTTCGGGACTGGGTCAAAGAAAACGGCGAATTGATGGGATTTTGGAGAGGTGAACGCTCGAAAAGGTTCTGA
- a CDS encoding GTPase-activating protein BEM3 (Rac GTPase-activating protein BCR/ABR) — translation MRRSRPDQHDRNLTEQTTPTKSRQPLDAMEANQSSTPSPISSVSVPGERSGQRIMPRTSSIDSAISSLSSASQSHKSSFDATALSQADIGNLITTAGSAEAVIVHLLKEKHHAASQNSQLWRLVDKQRTLILGLNKDLERALKEKERYRKKFKELQSPAPSLPPNNGLHFQHKAIQSEDKSLGQGNPEPGKSQYQGVSAPSPNSIGRNLSSSTIRSQNVAAQELSENLIKECSTGHKGGLDRRSGSQPPPPSVYSQQELAAASPSSLASSSSPVNDTMPGEDKQQRVPHPVRKPPPAPLNLVQGERTLLGNPDIYDSESEYEDILAVDELPIERGRRKTRDDDDREREAVLARERITLSSSRNESSHSTKAPADHLRRQAASIIEQSGSLTAPLSPRMTPGDHPIIIPPKSPGLPVSPRPEDRPPNSPLPRLPRDMTNNMASLPIASGSGLSGLALSPHVSKYQAPFSATHSYLPIDVASRSIPSIDAAVRAESTRSTVPNTNGIYRGLVSEDYPGYLLSPNALPLVLVKVSSSRLRPSRNSYLASRPSEEEPVFTLSVTSRSENKELWRVEKVIAALPQLDQQLKQLSSYGGKLPDRSIFSGHSPAKVDARRAAINAYFEALLDTPMDEEAALVICQFLTSDAIEPRDDETSLLKGSQHVSSEILRGPDGKPRKEGYLTKRGKNFGGWKARYFVLHGPELKYLESPGGPHLGTIKIYNAQIGKQSQGTNGQNNSPPTRAEDDSDNQYRHAFLILEPKKKDSSALVRHVLCAESDEERDSWVEALLEYVEGQSENEGSNSGSSRGQASGVHLANITVNPKMPSNGNKNNRTTDSSDLDGLDLVQGFSYEDAVPAEPPVFGPPYEQQALRSPTFSQMSPTDPTDATQATNHVPDPSQLSSRIISGPTNGAVIQDAGAWGNKSATSTKEKKRSIWGFRTRSSVDLASQLQASYDSPSVQPQNLTSGDRRDLVRPVFGIPLAEAVQFCAPRGVDVDLPAVVYRCIEYLKAKGAESEEGIFRLSGSNIVVKALKERFNTEGDVDFLAGDQYYDVHAVASLFKQYLRELPTTVLTRELHIEFLRVLELNERQDKIAAFNSLVHRLPRPNLALLRALVQFLIIIVNNSDVNKMTVRNVGIVFAPTLNIPAPVFSMFLTEFERIFENLLGIGFSFYAMPDADRDADFAYKNNFP, via the exons ATGCGACGTTCCCG ACCTGACCAGCATGATCGAAACTTGACCGAACAAACAACACCCACTAAATCTCGACAGCCTCTAGACGCAATGGAAGCCAACCAATCCTCAACACCTTCGCCTATATCATCTGTCTCGGTGCCTGGGGAGCGGTCCGGGCAGCGCATCATGCCCCGCACTTCCTCAATCGACTCTGCGATATCATCTCTCTCTTCAGCCTCGCAGTCACATAAGTCTTCATTTGATGCTACAGCTTTGAGCCAAGCTGATATTGGGAATCTCATCACCACTGCAGGGTCTGCCGAGGCAGTAATCGTACATCTTTTGAAGGAAAAACACCATGCAGCATCTCAGAATTCGCAACTTTGGAGACTGGTTGATAAACAAAGAACACTTATCCTTGGGTTAAATAAAGATCTTGAACGTgctttgaaagaaaaagagcgATATaggaagaagttcaaggagTTACAGAGCCCTGCGCCATCTTTACCACCAAATAATGGACTTCACTTCCAGCATAAAGCCATCCAAAGTGAAGACAAATCTCTTGGGCAAGGGAACCCCGAGCCAGGAAAGTCGCAGTATCAAGGCGTGTCAGCACCTAGTCCCAATTCTATCGGGCGAAATCTATCCTCTAGCACTATCCGATCGCAGAACGTGGCAGCACAGGAATTATCGGAAAATCTGATTAAGGAGTGTTCTACCGGTCATAAAGGCGGGCTGGATCGGCGATCAGGCTCGCAACCTCCCCCACCATCAGTGTATTCTCAACAAGAACTAGCAGCTGCGAGCCCAAGTTCTTTGGCAAGCTCCAGCTCACCTGTTAATGATACTATGCCAGGTGAAGATAAACAGCAAAGAGTCCCACATCCTGTGCGCAAACCTCCACCTGCGCCCTTGAATCTTGTTCAAGGCGAACGCACTTTATTGGGCAATCCAGATATCTATGACTCTGAATCTGAGTATGAGGATATTTTGGCAGTTGATGAATTACCCATAGAACGGGGACGAAGAAAAACGCgcgatgacgatgatcgAGAACGTGAAGCTGTCCTGGCACGAGAAAGGATTACGCTCAGTTCTTCAAGAAACGAATCCTCGCATTCGACGAAGGCACCTGCAGATCATTTGCGTCGACAAGCAGCTTCAATCATTGAACAATCTGGATCTTTAACAGCCCCTTTAAGCCCCCGCATGACCCCCGGCGATCACCCTATCATCATACCGCCGAAGAGCCCCGGCTTGCCTGTCAGTCCAAGGCCTGAGGATCGCCCACCCAATTCTCCTTTGCCTCGGTTGCCCAGAGACATGACCAACAATATGGCTTCTTTACCGATAGCATCAGGAAGTGGCCTTTCGGGATTGGCTCTATCACCTCATGTCAGCAAGTATCAGGCCCCCTTCAGCGCTACACATTCCTACTTGCCAATCGATGTAGCCAGTCGATCTATCCCCTCGATAGACGCGGCTGTTAGAGCCGAAAGTACTAGGTCCACAGTGCCAAACACCAATGGTATTTATCGTGGATTAGTTTCGGAAGACTACCCAGGCTATCTGTTATCTCCAAATGCGCTACCTTTGGTGCTAGTTAAGGTGTCGTCATCACGGCTCCGCCCTTCGCGAAACAGTTACTTAGCGTCTAGGCCTTCAGAAGAGGAGCCTGTTTTTACACTGAGCGTCACTTCACGTTCTGAAAACAAGGAGCTCTGGCGTGTGGAAAAGGTCATCGCGGCACTCCCACAACTTGATCAACAATTGAAACAGTTGTCTAGCTACGGTGGGAAGTTACCAGACAGATCCATATTCAGTGGGCATTCCCCAGCAAAGGTGGATGCGAGGCGAGCCGCAATAAATGCATACTTCGAAGCCCTTCTCGATACGCcaatggatgaagaagcggcTCTGGTTATATGCCAATTCCTCACGTCCGATGCCATTGAGCCCCGGGACGATGAAACAAGTTTGCTAAAAGGTAGTCAACATGTGAGCTCCGAAATACTACGTGGTCCAGATGGTAAGCCcagaaaagaagggtattTGACAAAAAGAGGCAAGAATTTTGGCGGTTGGAAGGCTCGGTATTTTGTCCTGCATGGCCCCGAGTTGAAATACCTTGAATCGCCAGGTGGTCCTCACCTGGGAACTATCAAAATTTACAATGCCCAGATTGGCAAGCAATCGCAGGGCACAAACGGTCAAAATAATAGCCCGCCTACACGAGCTGAAGATGACTCTGACAATCAATACCGCCACGCATTTCTCATTCtggaaccaaagaaaaaggattcTTCGGCTCTTGTGCGACATGTTTTGTGTGCCGAAAGCGACGAAGAGAGGGATTCTTGGGTAGAGGCACTCTTGGAATATGTAGAAGGGCAGTCCGAGAACGAAGGATCGAATAGTGGATCCTCCAGGGGTCAGGCTTCTGGTGTACACCTTGCCAACATAACAGTCAACCCCAAAATGCCTTCAAACGgaaacaagaacaacagaACAACCGACAGTTCGGATCTTGATGGCCTCGATCTAGTTCAAGGATTTAGTTACGAGGATGCTGTCCCTGCCGAACCACCAGTGTTCGGACCACCTTACGAACAACAGGCACTTAGGTCACCCACTTTTTCCCAGATGTCACCAACCGACCCTACAGATGCAACCCAAGCAACGAACCATGTGCCAGACCCTAGCCAGCTCTCGTCTAGAATAATATCTGGACCCACAAATGGAGCTGTTATCCAGGACGCGGGAGCTTGGGGCAACAAATCGGCAACTAgtaccaaagaaaaaaaacgTAGCATTTGGGGCTTCCGCACGAGATCGTCAGTCGACCTTGCCTCACAACTACAAGCCAGTTATGACTCTCCATCAGTTCAACCACAAAACCTTACCTCGGGTGATAGAAGGGACCTTGTCAGGCCAGTCTTCGGTATCCCATTGGCGGAGGCGGTGCAGTTCTGTGCGCCGCGGGGCGTCGACGTTGATTTGCCTGCTGTAGTCTACCGTTGCATCGAGTatctcaaggccaagggtgCAGAATCAGAGGAAGGGATATTTCGGTTGAGTGGGTCAAACATCGTTGTCAAGGCGCTCAAAGAAAGGTTCAATACTGAAGGGGATGTGGACTTTCTCGCCGGTGATCAATATTACGATGTACATGCCGTGGCCTCGCTTTTCAAACAATATCTGCGAGAGTTGCCCACTACTGTTCTTACTCGTGAACTTCATATCGAGTTTTTGCGAGTACTTG AACTTAATGAAAGGCAGGATAAGATCGCCGCATTCAACTCGCTTGTCCACAGACTTCCGAGGCCAAACTTGGCTTTACTGCGAGCATTGGTCCAGTTTTTGATTATCATCGTGAACAACTCTGATGTCAATAAAATGACGGTCAGAAATGTTGGCATAGTTTTTGCTCCAACATTAAACATCCCAGCACCAGTTTTCTCGATGTTTCTTACTGAATTCGAGCGAATCTTCGAGAACCTGCTAGGCAT AGGTTTCTCATTTTACGCCATGCCAGATGCTGACAGAGATGCCGACTTTGCATACAAAAACAACTTTCCGTAA
- a CDS encoding mitochondrial distribution and morphology protein (predicted protein): MEAHMESLRYSNGSSLENVKPSEYEMNTKDTRSKQDMPRPQQPGPSTRHLIDRLPHMPQLHRPTKEELLAAANGFWSRLKVRFKWFSIRSVRPFNLDEITALFSWVLLGHVVWVVLGTTTFFSLLIIAINTVFAQETLAGWIGNYLTKSSGVKVVFESAIVPKWRDGVITFKNVFVSRRPGQGAGHVSKGSPKTAAAVAAAAALNDRPNLDLSDQRLSSVEEDTNYTQFDLAIETVNVTLSFTKWINGKGLLRDVEVQGIRGVVDRRYVYWSEDDFDPKSYRHEHNPGDFEIDSFKMSDVLVTVYQPDNFRPFSVSIFSCDLPQLRKQWLFYDFMSANMMSGSFDNSLFTIHPRQTHSFTGAQLDNGVGEDGRASHWKKHSRIRIDGLNIDHLNRGVQGPFSWIHEGTVDIVADIMFPTDNDESLTKVMADIYDRLEATVTSTHYRDALLENSAQPGETPSENDRRFLVTDLRLHLNNVRAVVPLFTRDLSYINNALIRPIVAYINSRRTFIPVNCRLVKRVGDFDGSWTIFDSGLMDDLSAAVYDAFARDVVDEQARKRRFKKVGFWSLQLAAQAIFMGMAGNIA; this comes from the exons ATGGAGGCACATATGGAATCTCTGAGATATAGCAATGGAAGCTCTTTGGAGAATGTCAAACCCTCCGAATATGAGATGAACACGAAAGACACAAGGTCAAAGCAGGACATGCCTAGACCGCAACAACCAGGACCATCGACCCGCCATCTGATTGACCGTTTGCCACACATGCCACAATTGCACCGGCCCACCAAAGAGGAGCTATTGGCTGCAGCCAACGGCTTTTGGTCTCGGCTTAAAGTACGATTCAAGTGGTTTTCGATTCGAAGTGTTCGACCTTTCAACCTCGACGAGATAACAGCACTTTTTTCATGGGTACTTCTAGGGCATGTTGTTTGGGTTGTCTTAGGCACAAcgacattcttctccttgttgaTCATCGCAATCAATACGGTTTTCGCTCAAG AAACCTTGGCTGGGTGGATAGGTAACTATCTCACGAAATCTTCAGGGGTAAAAGTTGTGTTCGAGTCAGCGATCGTCCCCAAGTGGAGAGATGGCGTGATAACGTTCAAGAATGTCTTTGTCTCCAGGCGACCCGGCCAGGGAGCAGGCCATGTTAGTAAAGGCTCACCTAAAACTGCAGCTGCTGTGGCTGCGGCTGCAGCACTTAATGATCGGCCTAACCTGGACCTGTCGGATCAACGACTCTCATCGGTGGAAGAGGATACGAACTATACACAATTTGACCTGGCAATCGAGACAGTAAACGTTACATTATCATTTACAAAATGGATCAATGGCAAAGGGCTGCTACGAGATGTCGAGGTTCAAGGGATACGGGGCGTTGTTGATCGCAGGTATGTTTATTGGTCAGAAGACGACTTCGACCCAAAATCCTACCGGCATGAGCACAACCCCGGAGACTTCGAGATCGATTCTTTCAAGATGAGCGATGTGCTAGTCACGGTATACCAGCCAGACAATTTTAGACCGTTTTCTGTTAGTATATTCTCTTGCGACCTGCCACAACTGAGAAAACAATGGCTGTTTTATGACTTCATGTCAGCCAATATGATGTCAGGGTCTTTTGACAATTCGTTGTTCACTATTCATCCACGGCAGACTCACAGTTTCACCGGAGCACAACTAGACAACGGGGTAGGAGAGGATGGCAGAGCGAGCCATTGGAAGAAACATAGCAGGATACGTATTGATGGTCTGAATATCGATCATCTAAACCGCGGAGTACAAGGGCCATTTTCATGGATCCATGAAGGAACCGTCGACATCGTTGCCGACATTATGTTTCCAACAGATAATGATGAAAGCCTAACCAAGGTAATGGCTGACATTTATGATCGACTAGAAGCAACTGTCACATCTACTCATTACCGTGATGCATTATTGGAAAACTCAGCTCAGCCTGGTGAAACTCCTAGTGAGAACGACAGGCGATTTCTAGTCACCGACTTACGGCTACACTTAAACAATGTTAGGGCAGTTGTCCCTCTCTTCACACGAGATCTCTCATATATAAACAATGCCCTCATCAGGCCCATTGTGGCATACATCAATTCACGACGTACTTTCATCCCTGTTAATTGCCGCCTTGTCAAACGAGTTGGTGATTTCGACGGCAGCTGGACTATATTCGATAGCGGCTTAATGGATGATCTCTCGGCAGCG GTTTATGACGCATTTGCACgggatgttgtggatgagCAAGCACGCAAGCGACGTTTCAAGAAGGTAGGGTTTTGGTCCCTCCAATTAGCAGCCCAGGCTATTTTTATGGGTATGGCTGGAAATATAGCATGA
- a CDS encoding uncharacterized protein (predicted protein) has protein sequence MSREETFYRTSQVVPVSTAVEFGDIPITRKLPEANRLVICVVFRGETASKERIRCFPEAGVQPADEVKQGPFQLFRTKNPVALSKTFDEYVTGNVCPWAAEVEKC, from the exons ATGAGCCGTGAAGAAACCTTCTATCGAACTT CACAAGTTGTCCCAGTCTCTACTGCGGTCGAGTTTGGGGATATTCCGATTACAAGAAAACTGCCTGAAGCGAATCGTCTGGTGATCTGTGTAGTCTTCCGGGGAG AGACCGCGTCCAAGGAAAGGATTCGCTGCTTCCCAGAAGCTGGTGTACAACCTGC CGATGAGGTGAAACAGGGACCGTTTCAGTTATTTCGAACCAAAAATCCAGTAGCACTTTCCAAGACCTTCGATGAATATGTGACAGGCAACGTATGCCCGTGGGCTGCTGAGGTCGAGAAGTGTTAA
- a CDS encoding pre-rRNA-processing protein PNO1 (predicted RNA-binding protein Pno1p interacting with Nob1p and involved in 26S proteasome assembly) — protein sequence MPAPTALKGLDQTTTAGVPVTQAAIVQDDEVLIDAQTSAEESVPVLAPLGENAQDTDMRIDEEGRPVFTPAKDTNTVYRVETRKVPVPPHRFSPLKASWSRIYPPLVEHLKLQVRMNIKSRAVELRTSKFTTDTGALQKGEDFVKAFTLGFDVDDAIALLRLDDLYIRSFEIRDVKASLHGEHLSRAIGRIAGKDGKLKHSIENATRTRIVLADQKIHLLGGYRNILVAQEAVVSLILGSPPGKVYGNLRKVASRMKERF from the exons ATGCCAGCACCGACAGCACTCAAGGGACTTGATCAGACAACAACGGCCGGAGTGCCCGTCACTCAGGCTGCTATCG TTCAAGATGACGAGGTTCTAATCGATGCTCAGACATCAGCGGAGGAAAGTGTACCGGTGCTTGCCCCCCTAGGCGAAAATGCCCAAGACACCGACATGCGcattgatgaggaaggtcGGCCAGTTTTTACACCCGCAAAGGATACCAATACTGTATATCGAGTAGAAACTCGGAAGGTGCCTGTCCCTCCTCATAGGTTTTCTCCTCTCAAGGCCTCCTGGAGTAGAATATACCCTCCGCTAGTTGAGCACCTCAAGTTGCAGGTGCGCATGAATATCAAAAGCAGGGCGGTTGAGCTACGTACTTCCAAATTCACCACCGATACGGGCGCACTACAAAAGGGCGAAGATTTTGTCAAAGCCTTCACACTTGGGTTCGATGTTGACGACGCTATTGCATTACTCAGATTGGATGACCTCTATATCCGATCATTCGAGATTCGCGATGTTAAAGCATCGCTTCATGGAGAACATCTTAGCCGCGCCATTGGACGGATTGCGGGCAAAGACGGCAAACTTAAGCACTCAATAGAAAATGCTACCCGTACCAGGATTGTCCTCGCAGATCAAAAAATACACCTATTGGGTGGCTATCGCAACATCCTGGTTGCACAAGAAGCTGTTGTCAGCTTGATTCTCGGAAGCCCACCG GGCAAGGTATATGGTAACTTACGCAAAGTGGCGTCACGCATGAAAGAGCGCTTTTAA
- the prs3 gene encoding proteasome core particle subunit beta 6 (20S proteasome, regulatory subunit beta type PSMB1/PRE7) — MMSFMGHQPQSQAVGYTFSQPTNAPNKEHSFYPYTDNGGSTLGITGADFAILAGDTRSVAGYNINSRYAPKVFKIGGDDDTGEGAHIILSVVGFAADGQALKERLDAVVKMYKYQHGKPMSVRACAQRLSTILYQKRFFPYYVHAILAGLDEEGKGALYSYDPVGSYEREQCRAAGSAASLIMPFLDNQVNFKNQYIPSSGDGHALEPKKPEPLPRETVEQLVRDAFTSAVERHIEVGDGLQMMVITQNGIEEIYTPLKKD, encoded by the exons ATGATGTCTTTCATGGGTCACCAACCTCAGAGCCAGGCCGTCGGCTACACCTTCTCTCAACCAACAAACGCCCCGAACAAAGAACACTCATTTTACCC GTACACTGACAACGGTGGCTCCACTTTGGGTATCACAGGTGCTGACTTCGCTATCCTTGCTGGAGACACTCGGTCGGTGGCAGGGTATAACATCAACTCTCGCTATGCTCCTAAGGTTTTTAAAATtggcggtgatgatgatactggCGAGGGTGCCCATATTATTCTGTCGGTCGTGGGCTTCGCTGCGGATGGTCAAGCACTCAAAGAAAGATTAGACGCAGTGGTGAAGATGTACAAGTATCAACACGGGAAGCCCATGTCTGTCAGAGCATGCGCTCAGCGATTGTCGACTATTCTCTACCAGAAGCGTTTCTTCCCCTATTATGTGCATGCTATTCTGGCCGGtttggatgaagagggcaAAGGAGCGTTGTACAGCTACGATCCGGTAGGCTCATACGAAAGAGAGCAGTGCAGAGCGGCCGGATCTGCCGCCAGTTTGATCATGCCGTTCTTGGATAACCAAGTTAACTTCAAGAATCAATACATCCCCAGCAGTGGGGACGGGCATGCCCTCGAACCTAAGAAGCCTGAGCCATTGCCCAGGGAGACCGTCGAACAGCTCGTGCGTGACGCGTTTACCAGCGCTGTGGAGCGACATATCGAAGTTGGAGATGGGTTGCAAATGATGGTTATTACGCAAAACGGGATAGAAGAGATCTACACTCCACTGAAAAAGGACTAG
- the pre4 gene encoding proteasome core particle subunit beta 7 (20S proteasome, regulatory subunit beta type PSMB4/PRE4), whose translation MNHYPEVWGRPRDDIYGPYNSSYLQTTGPKTHTQSPAVTGTSVIAVKFNGGVAIAADNLASYGSLARFTDVKRLRVFGDSAVVGFSGDVSDMQYIDRLLESLDIRENYSTHGNMMNAKNLHTYLSKVLYKRRSEFNPLWNHILVAGFDEDKKPFLSSADLLGTTYSAPHLATGFGAHLAIPILRRLFPEEKPLEEISKGEAEAALRECLKVLWYRDARSLDKYSIAVITAEGVEIKEDQVIEAQSWAFAESIRGYGAQVN comes from the exons ATGAACCACTATCCTGAAGTCTGGGGTCGG CCTAGGGATGATATTTACGGGCCTTACAACTCCTCATATCTTCAGACCACTGGCCCAAAAACCCACACCCAGTCTCCTGCTGTGACTGGGACGTCGGTAATAGCGGTCAAGTTCAACGGTGGTGTGGCAATCGCTGCTGATAACTTGG CATCGTACGGATCTCTCGCTCGGTTCACCGATGTCAAACGCCTGCGCGTATTCGGCGACTCTGCTGTGGTTGGCTTCAGCGGCGATGTGTCAGACATGCAATACATCGATCGCCTTCTGGAATCTCTTGACATCCGGGAAAATTATTCGACACACGGCAATATGATGAACGCAAAAAATCTCCATACGTACCTTTCTAAGGTCCTTTATAAACGTCGCTCCGAATTCAACCCTCTTTGGAATCACATTCTCGTTGCGGGATTtgatgaagacaagaaacccTTCCTCAGCTCAGCCGACCTTCTCGGTACTACATATTCAGCTCCACATCTCGCGACTGGGTTTGGTGCGCACCTTGCTATCCCCATCCTGCGTCGGCTGTTCCCTGAAGAGAAGCCCCTTGAGGAAATCAGTAAAGGCGAGGCAGAAGCGGCCTTGAGGGAGTGCCTTAAGGTTCTGTGGTACCGTGATGCGCGGAGTCTGGATAAATATTCAATTGCAGTGATCACGGCGGAGGGGGttgagatcaaggaagaCCAGGTGATCGAGGCCCAGAGCTGGGCGTTCGCTGAGTCTATCAGGGGGTATGGAGCTCAGGTTAATTAG
- a CDS encoding fumarylacetoacetate hydrolase family protein (predicted fumarylacetoacetate hydralase), protein MTTFSRLIRFLATDGHIYYGDAIMPAGTSDIGKVTRAQVIRGDIFGQYQVTDQVAEVKMLLAPLAREDIATVRCLGLNYEQHARESNLPIPKYPVLFYKPITAITGPYDDIPICSMAQDVEGLDYECELVLVIGKQAKNIPEEQALDYVLGYAVGNDISHRDWQLKRGGGQWGLGKGFDGWAPFGPGIVSTKLIRNPNALNISTKVNGQTVQSSSTKDMIFGVAQTVSFLSQGTTLLPGDLIFTGTPQGVGMGRKPAAWLTNGDQVEVSLEDVGSCVNRVAFEKPPSKL, encoded by the exons ATGACTACCTTCTCT CGTCTCATTCGCTTTTTAGCTACAGATGGTCACATCTACTATGGTGATGCCATTATGCCCGCTGGTACCAGTGACATTGGAAAGGTGACTAGGGCACAAGTGATTCGAGGGGATATTTTTGGCCAGTATCAAGTCACAGACCAAGTCGCTGAGGTTAAAATGCTCCTCGCACCATTGGCGAGGGAGGACATTGCAACGGTGCGCTGTTTGGGATTGAACTATGAGCAGCATGCGAGAGAATCCAACCTCCCCATTCCAAAGTATCCGGTCCTCTTCTACAAGCCAATCACAGCCATTACTGGTCCGTATGATGATATCCCTATATGCTCTATGGCGCAAGACGTGGAGGGACTAGACTATGAATGCGAATTGGTTCTTGTCATTGGCAAGCAAGCCAAGAATATTCCCGAGGAGCAAGCATTGGATTATGTGCTCGGGTATGCTGTGGGAAACGATATCTCCCATCGCGATTGGCAACTCAAACGTGGCGGAGGACAATGGGGGTTGGGCAAAGGCTTCGATGGTTGGGCACCTTTTGGACCAGGCATCGTCTCTACAAAGCTGATCCGCAATCCCAATGCCTTAAATATCTCAACTAAAGTCAACGGTCAAACAGTCCAGTCATCATCAACCAAAGATATGATATTCGGGGTCGCCCAGACAGTATCATTTCTCTCCCAAGGCACCACTCTGCTGCCTGGTGACCTAATCTTCACCGGAAC GCCACAGGGTGTTGGGATGGGCCGGAAACCTGCGGCTTGGCTTACAAATGGCGATCAGGTAGAGGTCTCTCTGGAAGATGTGGGTTCATGCGTTAACCGAGTCGCCTTTGAAAAGCCACCATCGAAGCTATGA